TCGTACGTGAGGGGGGTGTGCCTCCGCGACGAGCGCGTGGGCGATCTTGCCGGTGGAGGTCCTCGGCAAGGGGTCGTCCACGATCACCACGGTCGAGGGAATGGCGGTGGTGGGCAGCAGCCCGGCGCAGTGTCCGCGGAGCCGCAGGCTGTTGAGCCCGCTGGCGGGGGTGCGTCGGACGACGCCGTGCAGGAGGTGACCGGCCACGGGGTCGGGCACCGCCATTACTGCCGCCTCCACGACGTCCGGGTGCTTCAGCAGCGTCTGCTCGACCTCATGGGTGTTGATCCGTACGCCACGGACCTTGACCTGGTGGTCGTTGCGGCCTTCCAGGGTGATCCGGCCGTCCCGGTCGCGGCGCACCAGGTCGCCGCTGCGGAAGTAGCGCCGCTCGTGGTGACCGTGGAGATGGGTGGCGAACTTGTCCTCCCCCTCGGCTTGAGCGGCCTGGTCGACGTCCTGTTCCCGGGCGAGGTAGCCGTCGGTCTGGAAGGGGGTCGCGACATGGAGTTCGCCGGTTCCGGGCCCGGTCAGGATCTCGCCGTCGGCGTCGACGATCACGGCGTGCACGCCGGGCAGCGGGTTGCCGATGGGGACCGGCGTGTCCATTGGCTCGCTGCGGTCGACCTCGTGGAGGAAGCTGTCGTTGGTCTCGGTGCAGCCGTAGATGTTGGAGAGCCGTGCCGTGCCGAACAGTTCGGGAAGTCGGGCGAGGCAGCGGGTGGGCATGCTGTCGCCGGTGAACACGGCGTGCTCGACCGTGTCGAGCCGCTGGCCGCGTCGCGCGGCCTCGTCCGCCAGCAGTTGGTAGAACATCGGTACCGCTTGGACGACCTGGACCTCGTGGCGGGTCATGAGGTCCAGGAGATGCCGGGCGTCGGTGGCCTGCGCCGGGTCGACCAGGACCACCCGGCCGCCGTTCTTGAGCGTGGTCCAGACGTCCAGCAGGCACAGGTCGAAGTTGAGCGGGGCGTAGTTGAGCACGGTCGTTCCCCGGCGGATGCCG
This is a stretch of genomic DNA from Streptomyces sp. NBC_00237. It encodes these proteins:
- a CDS encoding AMP-binding protein: MMRHQNLVSSFVSHVINHPGDPALVWHGEETTYAELHELADRERTRLTRLDPGGDEPIGILAAKSPAVISLVLACLVEGRRFLLLSPLLTRRSLDRLFAQAGCLHVVSPESPASRESPGTPSARSAAPPEPRRAEPDDVSFMLTTSGSTGEPKIVPLSTGAVDRFTDWAGEHFGIRRGTTVLNYAPLNFDLCLLDVWTTLKNGGRVVLVDPAQATDARHLLDLMTRHEVQVVQAVPMFYQLLADEAARRGQRLDTVEHAVFTGDSMPTRCLARLPELFGTARLSNIYGCTETNDSFLHEVDRSEPMDTPVPIGNPLPGVHAVIVDADGEILTGPGTGELHVATPFQTDGYLAREQDVDQAAQAEGEDKFATHLHGHHERRYFRSGDLVRRDRDGRITLEGRNDHQVKVRGVRINTHEVEQTLLKHPDVVEAAVMAVPDPVAGHLLHGVVRRTPASGLNSLRLRGHCAGLLPTTAIPSTVVIVDDPLPRTSTGKIAHALVAEAHPPHVRTKEH